Proteins encoded together in one Sulfitobacter sp. THAF37 window:
- the mntR gene encoding manganese-binding transcriptional regulator MntR, with translation MTKLQSQEHEPFETVDRAPEAQAEGFATVRQAHESEMAEDYVELIAELIESRGEARPVEIAERFGVKPPTVTKNISRLKAAGLVRREPYRAIFLTDAGRELAEACRRRHRIVVAFLLSLGIDEETAERDAEGIEHHVSTTTLEAFEHALLQSQSGK, from the coding sequence ATGACAAAGCTGCAATCACAGGAACATGAACCGTTCGAAACTGTCGACAGGGCTCCCGAAGCACAGGCTGAGGGGTTCGCGACCGTGCGTCAGGCACATGAGAGCGAAATGGCGGAAGATTACGTTGAACTGATCGCCGAACTGATCGAGTCGCGCGGAGAGGCAAGGCCGGTGGAAATCGCCGAACGGTTTGGAGTGAAGCCGCCGACCGTGACCAAGAACATCTCGCGGCTCAAGGCTGCTGGCCTGGTGCGGCGGGAACCTTATCGCGCCATATTCCTCACGGATGCCGGTCGGGAGTTGGCCGAGGCCTGCCGCCGGCGGCACAGGATCGTCGTCGCGTTTCTCCTCAGCCTGGGAATCGACGAAGAGACTGCGGAACGCGATGCGGAGGGGATCGAGCATCACGTCAGCACGACCACGCTGGAGGCCTTCGAACACGCCCTCCTGCAATCTCAGAGCGGCAAGTAG
- a CDS encoding cytochrome c peroxidase, with protein sequence MIQKFLGAFIAALASALVLSGPVAATPAKEAPWLPEAAAYRLTLFLGNLEPLPWDDVVTAWAEPYRGSEFSVGALAWLDGSSDIGPAPLLDAITRKDRQAVFAEATRLIALRIEEELDRVLATEDPATAQQALRTARELYRAFEDGVAAADSEAARRIGLAWLELNSSTGFSGVLGAGSTSADRETMESARAVISGYLAENYLVDDFATRRALSALPETAVLSGRAIEVPPSLPPGSDIFDQDPLPLLVLNFEEQGIDETDLPLVAYGDMLFDSAQIFGSPARDLGITCSTCHNRSDINQRLFVPGASHQPGTIDVDGAFFNPIFNDRRDDPLDIPSLRGLRFTGPYGRDGRFASLRDFTRNVIVNEFGGDEPTPFMMDALVAYMLEFDFLPNSMLTTDGRLTDTAQAAARRGEKIFNRPFAGLGDRSCASCHVPDANFLDRQAHDIGSVAPGYEGARAGALDTPTLLGTAYTAPYFHEGSLPTLAAVVDWFDETKSLGLTEDDRADLTAYLETVGAADEPYEAFDTENTAFRLAFAELTTFASTIDTLLPRRDAEHILLLTDTVAADLSADASTMSNLPARPEVYALAERLAAVGAAVRVEDWEAAEASWTAFKSEADAIEERAF encoded by the coding sequence GTGATTCAGAAATTCCTTGGAGCGTTCATTGCTGCACTCGCAAGTGCGCTCGTCCTGTCCGGACCTGTCGCTGCGACGCCTGCCAAGGAGGCTCCATGGCTTCCCGAGGCGGCGGCCTACCGGTTGACTCTCTTCCTCGGAAATCTCGAACCGCTGCCCTGGGATGACGTCGTGACCGCCTGGGCCGAGCCCTACCGGGGTTCGGAATTCTCTGTCGGTGCATTAGCATGGCTGGACGGCAGCAGCGACATCGGACCCGCCCCCCTTCTGGACGCCATCACTCGCAAGGACCGTCAGGCGGTTTTCGCCGAGGCGACACGGCTCATCGCGCTCAGGATCGAAGAGGAACTGGACCGGGTTCTCGCGACCGAAGACCCTGCGACGGCACAGCAGGCCTTGCGAACCGCACGCGAACTCTACCGTGCGTTCGAGGACGGCGTCGCGGCCGCCGATTCGGAGGCTGCGAGACGGATCGGCCTGGCTTGGCTGGAGCTCAATAGCAGCACCGGGTTCTCTGGCGTACTTGGCGCAGGCTCGACATCTGCGGATCGCGAAACCATGGAATCCGCGCGCGCTGTCATCTCCGGCTATCTCGCCGAGAATTACCTCGTTGACGACTTTGCTACGCGTCGGGCGTTAAGCGCCCTGCCGGAAACCGCCGTGCTCAGCGGTCGCGCCATCGAGGTGCCGCCAAGCCTGCCACCGGGCTCCGACATTTTCGATCAGGACCCGTTACCACTGCTCGTCCTCAACTTCGAGGAGCAGGGCATCGACGAGACCGATCTGCCGCTTGTTGCCTACGGCGACATGCTGTTCGACAGTGCGCAAATCTTCGGCAGCCCCGCGCGCGATCTCGGGATCACCTGCTCGACCTGTCACAACCGCTCGGACATCAACCAGCGGCTTTTCGTTCCGGGCGCAAGCCACCAGCCAGGCACGATCGACGTCGACGGCGCCTTTTTCAACCCGATCTTCAACGACCGGCGCGACGACCCGCTCGACATTCCGAGCCTGCGCGGCTTGCGTTTTACAGGTCCCTACGGCCGCGATGGCCGTTTCGCCTCCCTGCGCGATTTCACCCGCAACGTGATCGTCAACGAGTTCGGCGGGGATGAACCGACGCCCTTCATGATGGACGCTCTCGTCGCCTACATGCTCGAATTCGACTTCCTGCCGAATTCCATGCTGACGACTGATGGCCGCCTGACCGACACGGCCCAAGCGGCCGCCCGGCGCGGCGAGAAGATCTTCAACCGGCCCTTCGCCGGGCTCGGCGATCGGTCCTGCGCCAGTTGCCACGTGCCAGACGCGAACTTCCTCGACCGGCAGGCCCACGACATCGGCTCCGTCGCGCCGGGCTACGAGGGGGCTCGCGCCGGTGCGCTGGACACGCCCACGCTGCTCGGCACGGCCTATACCGCCCCCTATTTCCACGAGGGGTCATTGCCGACGCTGGCCGCCGTCGTGGACTGGTTCGACGAGACGAAATCGCTTGGGCTGACCGAGGATGACCGCGCCGATCTGACCGCCTATCTCGAGACCGTTGGCGCGGCAGACGAGCCCTATGAGGCCTTCGACACCGAGAACACCGCTTTCCGGCTGGCATTCGCCGAACTGACGACCTTCGCCTCGACAATCGATACGCTACTGCCGCGGCGGGACGCGGAGCATATCCTGCTGCTGACCGACACCGTGGCCGCGGACCTCTCGGCGGACGCCAGTACCATGTCGAACCTCCCCGCCCGGCCCGAGGTCTATGCGCTGGCCGAACGTCTGGCCGCGGTCGGCGCCGCTGTTCGCGTGGAAGACTGGGAGGCCGCTGAAGCAAGCTGGACCGCGTTCAAGTCCGAAGCCGACGCAATCGAAGAGAGGGCATTCTGA
- a CDS encoding cytochrome c oxidase assembly protein → MITYFLLFDPFGYAISPVSLVSVSLAAWFYVRGLARSARIRGTVSVWRQALFFAGMTCILAATNAPLASLGHSLFSVHQVEHLLLRLAGPLLIAVSQPWRLLQAGLNRRWRRYLSALGKSITLRLLAHPVTATAALITSLFIWQIPVLYGLAQRIAAIEVFAHFAMVLAGIWYFGMLFDPRDPPEGARRGARLISGFAVIVSNIFLGSLTTLKEVSLYASYQTAGTGFLDPLSDETMGGYTIWVPSSMLMIAAIILVMNGWNAAEVRRWNSRYELVRGSNSAALEFPETAEELRLKVAEPNRDMGRTLAIGALVMFLIVMTTVMTIVYAL, encoded by the coding sequence ATGATCACTTACTTCCTCCTTTTCGACCCGTTTGGGTATGCGATTTCGCCAGTGTCCCTTGTTTCCGTCAGCTTGGCCGCATGGTTCTACGTGCGCGGCCTCGCGCGATCCGCTCGCATTCGCGGGACGGTTTCTGTTTGGCGGCAAGCTCTGTTCTTCGCTGGCATGACCTGTATTCTCGCGGCCACGAATGCGCCTCTGGCTTCGTTGGGGCACAGCCTCTTTTCGGTGCACCAAGTGGAGCATCTTCTCCTTCGCCTTGCAGGACCACTACTCATCGCGGTCTCTCAGCCGTGGCGATTATTGCAAGCCGGTTTGAACAGACGGTGGCGTCGATACCTCAGCGCTCTTGGAAAATCTATTACTTTGCGGCTCTTGGCACATCCGGTAACCGCCACTGCCGCGCTCATCACGTCGCTCTTTATCTGGCAGATTCCAGTGCTTTACGGACTTGCGCAGCGCATCGCGGCGATCGAGGTGTTCGCCCATTTTGCGATGGTGCTGGCAGGGATCTGGTATTTCGGCATGCTCTTCGACCCGAGAGATCCCCCTGAGGGCGCGAGGCGCGGCGCAAGGCTGATCTCCGGTTTTGCGGTGATCGTTTCAAACATTTTTCTGGGTTCCTTGACGACACTCAAAGAGGTGAGCCTCTATGCCTCCTACCAAACGGCGGGAACCGGGTTTCTCGATCCCCTGTCCGACGAAACCATGGGTGGCTACACGATCTGGGTCCCGTCCTCGATGCTGATGATCGCCGCGATCATTCTGGTCATGAACGGGTGGAACGCGGCCGAGGTGCGTCGCTGGAATTCACGATACGAGTTGGTGCGAGGGTCAAACTCCGCGGCGCTCGAGTTTCCGGAAACGGCCGAAGAATTGCGTCTGAAAGTAGCAGAGCCAAACCGCGACATGGGCCGGACGCTCGCCATAGGCGCCTTGGTCATGTTCTTGATCGTCATGACGACGGTGATGACAATTGTCTATGCGCTTTGA